A genomic segment from Chiroxiphia lanceolata isolate bChiLan1 chromosome 27, bChiLan1.pri, whole genome shotgun sequence encodes:
- the LOC116799253 gene encoding thaicobrin-like isoform X1, giving the protein MLASRLEREESETLVNEVEEMSGRADVTLDPDTANPFLILAGDQRRVGRGDEWTSLPNTPERFDTEPCVLGRQGFAEGRHCWQVEVAEAGDWWAVGVAQESVRRKGVLSFTPREGIWAVGQWFGQYHAFTDPDWTPLHLAYLPRAIQVCLDFRDKQVAFADAENEAPIFAFCLALCPGERLHPWLWVGTGSWLQLCP; this is encoded by the exons ATGCTGGCATCCaggctggagagagaagagagtgagACCTTGGTGAATGAGGTGGAGGAGATGAGTGGAAGAG CTGACGTGACCCTGGACCCAGACACCGCCAACCCCTTCCTCATCCTGGCCGGTGACCAGCGACGGGTGGGACGGGGGGACGAGTGGACGTCGCTGCCCAACACCCCCGAGCGGTTCGACACGGAGCCGTgtgtgctgggcaggcagggcttTGCTGAGGGGAGACACTGCTGGCAGGTGGAGGTGGCTGAGGCAGGGGACTGGTGGGCTGTGGGGGTGGCCCAGGAGTCTGTCAGGAGGAAGGGGGTCCTGAGCTTTACCCCCCGGGAGGGGATCTGGGCCGTGGGGCAGTGGTTTGGACAATACCATGCATTTACTGACCCTGACTGGACCCCTCTGCACCTTGCCTACCTCCCCAGGGCCATCCAGGTCTGCCTGGACTTCAGGGACAAGCAGGTAGCATTTGCTGATGCTGAAAACGAAGCCCCaatctttgctttctgcctgGCCTTGTGTCCTGGGGAGAGGCTGCACCCCTGGCTCTGGGTGGGGACGGGCTCGtggctccagctgtgccctTGA
- the LOC116799253 gene encoding thaicobrin-like isoform X2 codes for MSGRADVTLDPDTANPFLILAGDQRRVGRGDEWTSLPNTPERFDTEPCVLGRQGFAEGRHCWQVEVAEAGDWWAVGVAQESVRRKGVLSFTPREGIWAVGQWFGQYHAFTDPDWTPLHLAYLPRAIQVCLDFRDKQVAFADAENEAPIFAFCLALCPGERLHPWLWVGTGSWLQLCP; via the coding sequence CTGACGTGACCCTGGACCCAGACACCGCCAACCCCTTCCTCATCCTGGCCGGTGACCAGCGACGGGTGGGACGGGGGGACGAGTGGACGTCGCTGCCCAACACCCCCGAGCGGTTCGACACGGAGCCGTgtgtgctgggcaggcagggcttTGCTGAGGGGAGACACTGCTGGCAGGTGGAGGTGGCTGAGGCAGGGGACTGGTGGGCTGTGGGGGTGGCCCAGGAGTCTGTCAGGAGGAAGGGGGTCCTGAGCTTTACCCCCCGGGAGGGGATCTGGGCCGTGGGGCAGTGGTTTGGACAATACCATGCATTTACTGACCCTGACTGGACCCCTCTGCACCTTGCCTACCTCCCCAGGGCCATCCAGGTCTGCCTGGACTTCAGGGACAAGCAGGTAGCATTTGCTGATGCTGAAAACGAAGCCCCaatctttgctttctgcctgGCCTTGTGTCCTGGGGAGAGGCTGCACCCCTGGCTCTGGGTGGGGACGGGCTCGtggctccagctgtgccctTGA